The following coding sequences lie in one Catharus ustulatus isolate bCatUst1 chromosome 5, bCatUst1.pri.v2, whole genome shotgun sequence genomic window:
- the LOC116996848 gene encoding glycine-rich cell wall structural protein 1-like, translating to MRVRGGGAARAGTALSRERRRGWGTSTGITGGDGGCPPGSRAGMGNVHRDHGGGCGNNHRDHGRGWGISPGITGGDGGHPPGSRAGMGDIHRDHGRGWGTSTGITGGDGEHPPGSRAGMGDIHRDHGRGWGTSTGITGGDGERPPGSRAGMGNNRRDHGGCGEHPPGSRAGMGDIHRDHGRGWGTSTGITGGDGEHPPGSRAGMGDIHGEAVGTGAAAGTGMGQTQGQGWDVGQTQGQGQ from the coding sequence ATGCGCGTGCGCGGCGGTGGGGCTGCGCGCGCCGGCACCGCCCTGTCCCGGGAACGGCGGCGGGGATGGGGGACATCGACCGGGATCACGGGCGGGGATGGGGGATGTCCACCGGGATCACGGGCGGGGATGGGGAACGTCCACCGGGATCACGGGGGGGGATGCGGGAACAACCACCGGGATCACGGGCGGGGATGGGGGATATCCCCCGGGATCACGGGCGGGGATGGGGGACATCCACCGGGATCACGGGCGGGGATGGGGGACATCCACCGGGATCACGGGCGGGGATGGGGGACATCCACCGGGATCACGGGCGGGGATGGGGAACATCCACCGGGATCACGGGCGGGGATGGGGGACATCCACCGGGATCACGGGCGGGGATGGGGGACATCCACCGGGATCACGGGCGGGGATGGGGAACGTCCACCGGGATCACGGGCGGGGATGGGGAACAACCGCCGGGATCACGGGGGATGTGGGGAACATCCACCGGGATCACGGGCGGGGATGGGGGACATCCACCGGGATCACGGGCGGGGATGGGGAACATCCACCGGGATCACGGGCGGGGATGGGGAACATCCACCGGGATCACGGGCGGGGATGGGGGACATCCACGGGGAGGCCGTCGGGACGGGCGCGgcggcagggacagggatggggcagacacagggacaggggtgggacGTGGggcagacacagggacaggggcagtga